A DNA window from Streptomyces sp. CA-278952 contains the following coding sequences:
- a CDS encoding NAD(P)-dependent oxidoreductase — protein sequence MITVTVLHPGTMGAAITAELVAGGHEALSVTKGRSENTWLRGREAGATPCDSLAEALSRSAVVLSVCPPQAAEDVAAAVAAHGFAGVYADVNAISPQRVRRIADEIRPGSAVVDGAVFGQPPGEGRATRLYLAGADSAVELVASLFTESALHVCRVGDTLGSASALKMAFASYQKAARTLAGVAHALADAHGVGDQLTAEAEVMISAILSDPEYLPSVAARAWRWAPEMEEVTDTLRAADLPTDMAEATARVLAYWEQDKDQFDLPVVHTLSQLRSEKSR from the coding sequence GTGATCACCGTGACCGTCCTCCACCCTGGAACCATGGGCGCGGCGATCACCGCCGAGCTCGTCGCCGGCGGCCATGAGGCGCTGTCGGTGACCAAGGGCCGCAGTGAGAACACCTGGCTCCGCGGGAGGGAGGCTGGTGCCACGCCCTGCGACTCGCTTGCGGAAGCGCTGTCCCGAAGCGCAGTCGTTCTCTCAGTCTGCCCACCGCAGGCGGCGGAGGACGTTGCGGCGGCGGTGGCCGCGCACGGCTTCGCGGGGGTGTATGCCGATGTCAACGCCATCAGCCCTCAACGCGTACGGCGCATCGCTGACGAGATCCGCCCCGGCTCCGCAGTTGTCGACGGTGCCGTTTTCGGTCAGCCGCCAGGCGAGGGGCGTGCCACACGGCTCTATCTCGCAGGGGCCGACTCTGCCGTCGAGCTGGTGGCGTCGCTGTTCACGGAATCTGCGCTGCACGTGTGCCGCGTCGGGGACACACTCGGTTCCGCTTCCGCGCTGAAGATGGCCTTTGCCAGCTACCAGAAGGCCGCCCGCACCCTCGCCGGAGTCGCTCACGCGCTCGCCGACGCCCATGGAGTCGGTGATCAGCTCACAGCCGAAGCCGAGGTCATGATCTCCGCGATCCTCTCCGATCCGGAGTATCTACCGAGCGTGGCAGCCCGAGCCTGGCGCTGGGCGCCCGAGATGGAAGAGGTCACCGATACTCTCCGCGCGGCTGACCTGCCCACGGACATGGCCGAAGCCACGGCTCGGGTGCTCGCCTACTGGGAGCAGGACAAGGACCAGTTCGACCTGCCGGTCGTGCACACCCTCTCCCAGCTCCGGTCAGAGAAGAGCCGTTGA